The segment AAAGTTATGAATGTATACTCCCAGAATAAAGGCTATGAATACATTAGGTCTTCTCCACTTTGATCTCCTGCATATGCAGGCTATGTACCTGGCTCAATTTATTAGACAGCAAATGGACAGAAGAGTCTGTATAAGTCAAAAATTTGATGATTTTGTTGAGGTGAAGAGCTAACCCATTTCAGCTTGGGAGAGCAATAGGCCATGTTTACACCCTTTTAGTACATATCAGTCCTGGCATCATTCTAAAAACTTATGACAATTGCTAAAAAGTTAATTGGTCTGTCAACTGCTCTCCACAGCTCCCTTGTCGGGGTTGAGGTTGGCATTATGGGAGTCACAACGATGGACCAGGGTTCTACCACAGCTGGAAAACGCATCAGAAAACCTTCACTGCTCTATGAGGGCTTTGAGAGCCCTGGGATGCCCCCCCTCAGTCTTCTGGCCCCTGCGGGACCCCCACAGCCCCCAGTGAAAGACCCCAACCGACAAGGAAGGATGACCAACCAACTTCAGTTCCTACAGAAAGTCCTGCTCAAGTCTTTGTGGAGGCACCACTTTGCCTGGCCCTTCCATGAACCTGTAGATGCGGTCAAGCTCAACCTGCCAGTGAGTGTGAACGCCAAAATTGGACTTTGCCTTCCTTCTGTCTAGAGGAGGGACCAACCTTATTTGTAAAATGAACCTCATGCCTTTTCACAAAATTAAATGTCAACATGTCAATCAAGCTTAGATAGTAATTTGGGGATGTAATGGCCACTTTCTCCTATCCTGaaagtgtctctgtctccctccaggACTATCATAAGATCATCAAAACTCCCATGGATATGGGCACTATAAAGAAGAGACTAGAAAATAACTACTACCGCAGTGCCAGTGAGTGCATGCAGGACTTCAACACCATGTTTACCAATTGCTACATTTATAACaaggtaagtgtgtgtgtgtgtgtgtgtgtgtgcgagaaaGTTTGAGCCCCAGAAATCCTATCAAGATAATGTGGACATGAAGTAAACATCAGAAATCATCTGATGCAAAATGTTATGACAGTGAAGGAACTGTTTTGTAAAattaagttttgatttttttatttttctaactgTATTATTGTGTGTATGAAAGCATGGTATTGAGTTGAACTGCATAATAATTTGTCTTTCTATGGTCATAAGCATTTTGCCAAATTTCCTCCTGCAGCCTACAGATGACATAGTACTGATGGCTCAGTCTCTGGAGAAGGCCTTCCTGCAGAAAGTGGCTCAGATGCCCCAAGAGGAACTAGAGctacctcctccccctcctcggaTCAAACCAGGCAAACCTGGCAGAAAAGGCAAAGGTAATGCAGGTGAGCATTGGCTGCAAGCAGGCTAATACATTCAGACGTGTTAAGTCTGCAAATATCATACAAGCTAATAAACTTTTTAATGCTTGTATGTTTTAGCACAAACCATTTTGCtgaaaatttgtttttctgaatctGCCACCTTCCAATCTCTCTCCCAGTCTCTGGAGGAGTGACAACAGCTCATCAGGTCCCAGCTGTTTCCCAGTCAGCGTACTCACCTCCAACCCCAGAAACACCTGACTCCATCCTCTCCACCCCCCCACAGACACATATGACTAAGAGCCTGCCCCCCATTCTTACAACTGAACAAAGCATCCCTACCATTACTAGTCTGCCTCCCACACAGCCCACTGCTAAGGTAATTTATCacactgtacattttgtatttgtgtatttagattttaacatatttttttttctgaataaaaGTTATGATGACCAGGACAAAACACCCCTTCTCTGACTCACCCTCTCTTTGTCTTCTCTTCAACCACAGAAAAAAGGTGTGAAAAGGAAAGCAGACACAACCACCCCAACCACTGTAGCCATGCCCATCATGAGCACCATGGGTGTCAGTGGCATCAGCCTGGGGATGGGCAGTGGGCACGACTCCCCGCTCACCCTCACTTCTCTGGGAGTGGACCACAACTCCGGCCTGGGGATGAACCAAGGCCTCGGCCTCAGCCAGGGCATGAGCATGGGGATGGGCATGGGCATGGGTATGGGTATGGGCTGTGGAACAGTGATGATGGGTAACAAAGCAGGGTCTGGGGGCAGGAGAGGAGTGAGTGGAAGAGCCATCAAGCCTCCCAAGAAGGATCTCCCAGATTCCATGGTGCCGCCGCCGGTGCGCCGCAGCAAGCTGAGTCCCCAGCTGCGCTACTGCAATGGGGTTCTGAAGGAGCTTCTGTCAAAGAAGCACGCAGCTTATGCCTGGCCGTTTTACAAGCCTGTTGATGCCTCATCACTTGGTCTTCACGACTACCACGACATCATTAAGCAGCCCATGGATCTTAGCACCATCAAGGTACTTGCCTGAGGAATATACACACAAAACTGTCAACATTTGTCAGAACATACAAACTGGGTGTTATCTGTTCTCCAGTCCTGCTCACTTAAATACTCTATGTACACCTACCTTCACCGTTTCACTTATATTTTCTGTAATGGAGAATGAGAGTTCACTGTAAGGTGTGGCCTAGTTATAGATTAATTAGAACTGGTACTTCCAGGGACACCAGACAATGTGGAACACACCTTTGTCTTATTTTCAATAAGTGTGTGCCTAAAATCTTCTTCTCTCTTATTGTCTTTAGAGGAAGATGGACGGCAGAGAGTATCGTGACTCCCAGCAATTTTCTGCTGATGTTAGACTGATGTTCTCAAACTGCTACAAGTACAACCCGCCTGATCATGATGTGGTGGGCATGGCCAGAAAACTGCAGGTAATGCACTTATTCCACTGATACAAGTTCTGATTAATGTTGTATTTAAATACCACTGCTAGTGTCACTTCTTTACCTCACTGTCGTGTGCCTCAAATCATCACAGTGCGTTTTTTAAAATCTCACATACTGTTTAATCCTTTCAGGATGTATTTGAGTTCTGCTTTGCTAAGATGCCAGATGAGCCTCCAGCACCCCCTagctcctcatcttcctcctcgtcctcttcaTCGTCGTCTGAGAGTGAGCTCAGCAGTGAGAGTGAGGAGAGCGAGAGCAGCCCCAGCTCTGactcagaggaggagagggcgaACCGGCTGGCAGAGCTGCAGGAACAGGTTTGTACTCCaatgtacacaaatacacacacacacaatgtataTCATATAATTTTGCTGTATCACTTTCTCGATATTCCATTAAAATATCTGTCCGTCTTTCTCCCCTCAGCTCAAAGCTGTGCATGAGCAGCTGACTGCACTTTCACAGGGCCCCATCATCAAAcccaagaaaaagaaagagaagaaggacaagaaaaagaagaaaaaggtcGATAAAGAGAAGCATCGGAAGATAGAGGAAGAGATTACACCTATAAGACCGCCCAAGACCCCCAAGATCACCAAGACTCCAAAACCCAAGAGCAACAGAGGAACAGCCGGTCCTGTAGTGCCAGTCAAAAAAGCACcaagcaagaaaaacaacaagagcAAGTGAGTACTGACACCTATGGGACAATGTCGGAATTGTATGTGTTGCAAGCTGTATTAGCCGCCCCAGAAATTGTGCAAGACATCCCTAGAGTCTCACTCTAGCACAGAGTCAGACAGATTGCTACATGTGTGAGATTTGCAAAGAAATTGTTACTGTAGTGTGAAATAAGTATAATTTAGAAGAAGTACACCATCCATACAAGCCATATAAGGTGTGACTACTTGCGCACTGTCGGCTTGAAAAGACAACCCCTCAGTCACCTCTTAACGATCTCTTTGTCCGTCTCCTTCTCTCCTGTCTTTCATTAGAACCAAAAAGGGCGGCATGACGTTTAGCATGCCTCATCCGGTCCACGAGCCCATAGTGAGTCATTTCGACTcggatgaagaggaagagacggCACCCATGTCGTATGATGAGAAGCGTCAACTCAGCCTCGACATCAACAAGCTGCCGGGTGAGAAACTGGGCCGCGTTGTGTACATCATCCAGTCCCGTGAGCCCTCGCTCCGAGACACCAACCCAGAGGAGATTGAGATAGACTTTGAGACCCTGAAGCCATCAACGCTGCGGGAACTGGAGAGATACGTCATGACGTGTCTGAGGAAGAAACCTCGAAAGCCATATGGTCAGTAGAAGATATCATGATACAGTCACATATTTTTAAGGTCCATAATCATGCAGATGTGTTGTTTCACTTTTTTGATTAAATTTTCATTCTGTCTTAAATATTTAATGAGATTTCTGGTCTTGAGGATTTGTAGTTCTTTGATAATGCAGCACAGTACCCCCATCTTATGGATATTGTTTTCTCGTCTGTTTGTATGCAGCAAGTAAAAATAACATTGCTGGCAAATCTCGGGAAGAGCTCGCTCTGGAAAAACAATTGGAGCTGGAGAGAAGACTGATGGACGTCAGTGGTCAGCTCAACTCTGGAAAGAAGCCTGTTAAGACCAAACGTAAGTCCTCTATACTGCTATGTTAAAGAGTTCAGAGTTAGAGCTGAAGGTCAAGAGTAAAAGCTTCCAAATTTTTTAAGATAAAGTGGAGGAAGAAGGTTTAGTCAGGCATTTATACGTTTTTGTGACATATCGTGAGTGGCTGGCTTTGTCACATTAAACTTCAAgatgccattttgtttttgttgtagaGCAGAGTTTAACAGCCATTCAAATTCCTTTCCTCACATTTCATAACAAGCTCTTTATTTCTGCCCACAGATGCTTTTGGTCTGTGTACAAAACTACTTTAGTGTAACCTGTTAATTATAATCATAAAGGATATATTCTAATGAGACATGTAGACACAGAAAGATCTGAACTGTATAAATTGTactgttgaaaatgtttttgatagTTTTGAAAGATAAGTGAAGcatctttctgtttgttttaatgttttactttACCTTGTCTAAAAATGTCTTTCTAATCCTTTCCCCAGCAGAGAAACCTGCAACAGAGCAGCACAACCAGCCGTCACGCCTCAGCGCCAGTAGCTCCTCCTCagactcctcttcatcatcctcttcctcctcgtcctcaGATACAAGTGACTCAGACTCTGGCTGAGAGGCAGAGGGTGTCGATATGAAAGGGTCACGTGAGGGGCCCCCAGGTGTTTTGCTGCCCACCGAGTGGACTGAACTGCAATAGAGCTACTGACGATGGAGCCGCGGGACGGATCAGACGAGACCAGCACTAGGCAGAACTGGTCCGACTCAACAAGTGTCAAACCAAGAAAGACAGAGATGGGGCTTTCCCTGTGCTCAGCTCATTCATCCAATCCTGTCCTGGACACAGAAAAGTAAAGAATGGATGAACGGATGAAAAGAAGGAGAGTCATGTAAAGTCCTGGCGTTCTCTGGAGAACTGGCCCTGCTGGGCAGAGTGAGGAACGCTCCATCTCCCGCTGAAAAAGAAGCGTGACGCATGCGTTGGAGGGACAAGGGTGCTAGAGCCAGAATCTGTCTTATTTCTGGAGATAATTTCCCTTCTTCCCGTGCTCCCTGTCTTTATGCTGTATAGATAAGGTGTACAGTTATATAAAtatctatttttcttttataaagAAGCATTTTATGGAGCTAATTTATTCCCTCATTCTGGGGAAGATGAACTGGTGCGGGAGGagttgtgttttagtttttgtttagttctttttttcttgagtGACAAAGAGGGTAGAGGGAAAACacgtgcgagtgtgtgtgtgtgtgtgtgtgtgtgtgtgtgtttgtgtgtgtgaatgtatgatTGTGTCACGTATGTGTTTGCACGTGCAAGTGTGAGATCCTCATAGTTTTGACGCAGGCGTTGAAAA is part of the Epinephelus moara isolate mb chromosome 22, YSFRI_EMoa_1.0, whole genome shotgun sequence genome and harbors:
- the brd2a gene encoding bromodomain-containing protein 2a isoform X1, with the translated sequence MDMAVNPLLDSSLVGVEVGIMGVTTMDQGSTTAGKRIRKPSLLYEGFESPGMPPLSLLAPAGPPQPPVKDPNRQGRMTNQLQFLQKVLLKSLWRHHFAWPFHEPVDAVKLNLPDYHKIIKTPMDMGTIKKRLENNYYRSASECMQDFNTMFTNCYIYNKPTDDIVLMAQSLEKAFLQKVAQMPQEELELPPPPPRIKPGKPGRKGKGNAVSGGVTTAHQVPAVSQSAYSPPTPETPDSILSTPPQTHMTKSLPPILTTEQSIPTITSLPPTQPTAKKKGVKRKADTTTPTTVAMPIMSTMGVSGISLGMGSGHDSPLTLTSLGVDHNSGLGMNQGLGLSQGMSMGMGMGMGMGMGCGTVMMGNKAGSGGRRGVSGRAIKPPKKDLPDSMVPPPVRRSKLSPQLRYCNGVLKELLSKKHAAYAWPFYKPVDASSLGLHDYHDIIKQPMDLSTIKRKMDGREYRDSQQFSADVRLMFSNCYKYNPPDHDVVGMARKLQDVFEFCFAKMPDEPPAPPSSSSSSSSSSSSSESELSSESEESESSPSSDSEEERANRLAELQEQLKAVHEQLTALSQGPIIKPKKKKEKKDKKKKKKVDKEKHRKIEEEITPIRPPKTPKITKTPKPKSNRGTAGPVVPVKKAPSKKNNKSKTKKGGMTFSMPHPVHEPIVSHFDSDEEEETAPMSYDEKRQLSLDINKLPGEKLGRVVYIIQSREPSLRDTNPEEIEIDFETLKPSTLRELERYVMTCLRKKPRKPYASKNNIAGKSREELALEKQLELERRLMDVSGQLNSGKKPVKTKPEKPATEQHNQPSRLSASSSSSDSSSSSSSSSSSDTSDSDSG
- the brd2a gene encoding bromodomain-containing protein 2a isoform X2, whose amino-acid sequence is MDMAVNPLLDSSLVGVEVGIMGVTTMDQGSTTAGKRIRKPSLLYEGFESPGMPPLSLLAPAGPPQPPVKDPNRQGRMTNQLQFLQKVLLKSLWRHHFAWPFHEPVDAVKLNLPDYHKIIKTPMDMGTIKKRLENNYYRSASECMQDFNTMFTNCYIYNKPTDDIVLMAQSLEKAFLQKVAQMPQEELELPPPPPRIKPGKPGRKGKGNAVSGGVTTAHQVPAVSQSAYSPPTPETPDSILSTPPQTHMTKSLPPILTTEQSIPTITSLPPTQPTAKKKGVKRKADTTTPTTVAMPIMSTMGVSGISLGMGSGHDSPLTLTSLGVDHNSGLGMNQGLGLSQGMSMGMGMGMGMGMGCGTVMMGNKAGSGGRRGVSGRAIKPPKKDLPDSMVPPPVRRSKLSPQLRYCNGVLKELLSKKHAAYAWPFYKPVDASSLGLHDYHDIIKQPMDLSTIKRKMDGREYRDSQQFSADVRLMFSNCYKYNPPDHDVVGMARKLQDVFEFCFAKMPDEPPAPPSSSSSSSSSSSSSESELSSESEESESSPSSDSEEERANRLAELQEQLKAVHEQLTALSQGPIIKPKKKKEKKDKKKKKKVDKEKHRKIEEEITPIRPPKTPKITKTPKPKSNRGTAGPVVPVKKAPSKKNNKSKTKKGGMTFSMPHPVHEPIVSHFDSDEEEETAPMSYDEKRQLSLDINKLPGEKLGRVVYIIQSREPSLRDTNPEEIEIDFETLKPSTLRELERYVMTCLRKKPRKPYASKNNIAGKSREELALEKQLELERRLMDVSGQLNSGKKPVKTKQKPATEQHNQPSRLSASSSSSDSSSSSSSSSSSDTSDSDSG
- the brd2a gene encoding bromodomain-containing protein 2a isoform X3, encoding MDMAVNPLLDSSLVGVEVGIMGVTTMDQGSTTAGKRIRKPSLLYEGFESPGMPPLSLLAPAGPPQPPVKDPNRQGRMTNQLQFLQKVLLKSLWRHHFAWPFHEPVDAVKLNLPDYHKIIKTPMDMGTIKKRLENNYYRSASECMQDFNTMFTNCYIYNKPTDDIVLMAQSLEKAFLQKVAQMPQEELELPPPPPRIKPGKPGRKGKVSGGVTTAHQVPAVSQSAYSPPTPETPDSILSTPPQTHMTKSLPPILTTEQSIPTITSLPPTQPTAKKKGVKRKADTTTPTTVAMPIMSTMGVSGISLGMGSGHDSPLTLTSLGVDHNSGLGMNQGLGLSQGMSMGMGMGMGMGMGCGTVMMGNKAGSGGRRGVSGRAIKPPKKDLPDSMVPPPVRRSKLSPQLRYCNGVLKELLSKKHAAYAWPFYKPVDASSLGLHDYHDIIKQPMDLSTIKRKMDGREYRDSQQFSADVRLMFSNCYKYNPPDHDVVGMARKLQDVFEFCFAKMPDEPPAPPSSSSSSSSSSSSSESELSSESEESESSPSSDSEEERANRLAELQEQLKAVHEQLTALSQGPIIKPKKKKEKKDKKKKKKVDKEKHRKIEEEITPIRPPKTPKITKTPKPKSNRGTAGPVVPVKKAPSKKNNKSKTKKGGMTFSMPHPVHEPIVSHFDSDEEEETAPMSYDEKRQLSLDINKLPGEKLGRVVYIIQSREPSLRDTNPEEIEIDFETLKPSTLRELERYVMTCLRKKPRKPYASKNNIAGKSREELALEKQLELERRLMDVSGQLNSGKKPVKTKPEKPATEQHNQPSRLSASSSSSDSSSSSSSSSSSDTSDSDSG
- the brd2a gene encoding bromodomain-containing protein 2a isoform X4, which translates into the protein MGVTTMDQGSTTAGKRIRKPSLLYEGFESPGMPPLSLLAPAGPPQPPVKDPNRQGRMTNQLQFLQKVLLKSLWRHHFAWPFHEPVDAVKLNLPDYHKIIKTPMDMGTIKKRLENNYYRSASECMQDFNTMFTNCYIYNKPTDDIVLMAQSLEKAFLQKVAQMPQEELELPPPPPRIKPGKPGRKGKGNAVSGGVTTAHQVPAVSQSAYSPPTPETPDSILSTPPQTHMTKSLPPILTTEQSIPTITSLPPTQPTAKKKGVKRKADTTTPTTVAMPIMSTMGVSGISLGMGSGHDSPLTLTSLGVDHNSGLGMNQGLGLSQGMSMGMGMGMGMGMGCGTVMMGNKAGSGGRRGVSGRAIKPPKKDLPDSMVPPPVRRSKLSPQLRYCNGVLKELLSKKHAAYAWPFYKPVDASSLGLHDYHDIIKQPMDLSTIKRKMDGREYRDSQQFSADVRLMFSNCYKYNPPDHDVVGMARKLQDVFEFCFAKMPDEPPAPPSSSSSSSSSSSSSESELSSESEESESSPSSDSEEERANRLAELQEQLKAVHEQLTALSQGPIIKPKKKKEKKDKKKKKKVDKEKHRKIEEEITPIRPPKTPKITKTPKPKSNRGTAGPVVPVKKAPSKKNNKSKTKKGGMTFSMPHPVHEPIVSHFDSDEEEETAPMSYDEKRQLSLDINKLPGEKLGRVVYIIQSREPSLRDTNPEEIEIDFETLKPSTLRELERYVMTCLRKKPRKPYASKNNIAGKSREELALEKQLELERRLMDVSGQLNSGKKPVKTKPEKPATEQHNQPSRLSASSSSSDSSSSSSSSSSSDTSDSDSG